In the genome of Paracoccus tegillarcae, one region contains:
- a CDS encoding RNA-binding protein, with protein MTRGGRTKDRDAPGERRCIVTGEVQPKRGLVRFVAGPDGVIVPDLAEKLPGRGVWVSADRAAIEKAAQKGLFARGLKAPVKAPENLADQVEDGLARRVVELVSLSRKAGDTVGGFEKVKAALAAGRVKVLLQASDGSDRGKGKLWTPEGARWFGCLTASELGLSFGRDHVIHGALAPGGLTDRIIIDASRLTGLREHDGGSAAGKDLDAR; from the coding sequence ATGACCCGCGGGGGCCGTACCAAGGACCGCGATGCGCCAGGCGAACGGCGCTGCATCGTCACGGGCGAGGTGCAACCCAAACGGGGTCTTGTCCGTTTCGTTGCAGGGCCCGACGGCGTGATCGTGCCCGACTTGGCCGAGAAATTGCCGGGCCGTGGGGTCTGGGTCTCGGCCGATCGCGCGGCCATCGAAAAGGCCGCGCAAAAGGGGCTGTTTGCACGCGGGTTGAAAGCGCCGGTCAAGGCACCCGAAAACCTGGCCGATCAGGTCGAGGACGGGCTGGCGCGACGGGTCGTGGAACTGGTGTCGCTGTCGCGCAAGGCAGGCGATACGGTCGGCGGCTTCGAGAAGGTCAAGGCCGCGCTGGCGGCGGGCAGGGTCAAGGTTCTGCTGCAGGCCAGCGATGGCTCTGACCGGGGAAAAGGAAAGCTGTGGACGCCCGAGGGAGCCCGCTGGTTTGGCTGCCTGACGGCGTCAGAATTGGGTTTGTCCTTCGGTCGCGATCATGTCATACACGGCGCGCTTGCGCCGGGTGGGCTGACCGACAGGATTATTATTGATGCGAGCAGGCTAACCGGTCTGCGCGAGCATGACGGCGGATCCGCCGCCGGAAAGGATTTGGACGCGAGATGA
- the nusA gene encoding transcription termination factor NusA, with product MAITSANQLELLQTAEAVAREKMIEPELVIEAMEDSLARAAKSRYGAEMDIRVSIDRKTGNATFTRVRTVVEEEEVENYQAEFTSQQAKPYFEQPRNTTSYWTREEAQLTDFAGEPQVGDVFQEQVPPVELGRIAAQSAKQVILQRVREAERDRQYEEFKDRAGTIINGIVKREEYGNIIVDVGRGEAILRRNEKIGRESYRPNDRIRAYVKDVRRETRGPQIFLSRTDPQFMAELFKMEVPEIYDNVIEIKAVARDPGSRAKIAVISYDNSIDPVGACVGMRGSRVQAVVGELQGEKIDIIPWNEDQATFLVNALQPAEVSKVVFDEDSINIEVVVPDEQLSLAIGRRGQNVRLASQLTGLDIDILTEEEESKRRQAEFNARTQLFMDKLDLDEFFAQLLVAEGFTNLEEVAYVDQDELLTIDGVDEGTAEELQARARDVLEAATKAALDNARELGAEDSLIEFEGLTPQMVEALAKDGVKTLDDFATCADWELAGGWTTVDGQRVKDDGLLEPFDVSLEEAQTMVMTARVMLGWVDPTELEGPAEDAEDAGETAQEAGA from the coding sequence CCAAGTCGCGCTATGGCGCGGAGATGGACATCCGTGTGTCCATTGACCGCAAGACCGGCAATGCCACCTTCACGCGCGTTCGCACCGTGGTCGAAGAAGAAGAAGTCGAGAACTATCAGGCAGAGTTCACCTCGCAGCAGGCCAAGCCCTATTTCGAGCAGCCCAGGAACACGACCAGCTATTGGACCCGCGAAGAGGCTCAGCTGACCGATTTCGCCGGTGAGCCGCAAGTGGGCGACGTGTTCCAGGAACAGGTTCCGCCAGTCGAACTGGGCCGGATCGCCGCGCAATCGGCCAAGCAGGTGATCCTGCAGCGCGTCCGCGAGGCCGAACGTGATCGCCAGTACGAAGAATTCAAGGACCGCGCCGGCACCATCATCAACGGTATCGTCAAGCGCGAGGAATACGGCAACATCATCGTCGATGTGGGCCGTGGCGAGGCAATCCTGCGCCGCAACGAAAAGATCGGCCGCGAAAGCTATCGCCCGAACGACCGCATCCGGGCCTATGTCAAGGATGTGCGCCGCGAAACCCGTGGCCCGCAGATCTTCCTGTCGCGCACCGATCCGCAGTTCATGGCGGAACTGTTCAAGATGGAAGTGCCGGAAATCTATGACAACGTGATCGAGATCAAGGCCGTTGCCCGCGATCCCGGCTCGCGCGCGAAGATCGCCGTGATTTCCTATGACAACTCGATTGACCCGGTCGGTGCCTGCGTTGGTATGCGCGGTAGCCGCGTGCAGGCCGTCGTGGGCGAGTTGCAGGGCGAAAAGATCGACATCATTCCGTGGAACGAAGATCAGGCAACCTTCCTGGTCAACGCGCTGCAGCCGGCCGAGGTCAGCAAGGTGGTCTTTGACGAGGACTCGATCAACATCGAGGTCGTGGTCCCGGACGAGCAGCTTTCGCTTGCCATTGGCCGTCGCGGTCAGAACGTTCGCCTGGCCAGCCAGTTGACGGGTCTGGATATCGACATCCTGACCGAAGAAGAAGAATCCAAGCGCCGTCAGGCAGAATTCAACGCCCGCACACAGCTGTTCATGGACAAGCTGGATCTGGACGAATTCTTCGCCCAGTTGCTGGTCGCCGAAGGCTTTACCAACCTCGAAGAAGTCGCCTATGTCGATCAGGACGAACTTTTGACCATCGACGGCGTTGACGAAGGGACTGCAGAGGAATTGCAGGCTCGCGCCCGTGATGTGCTGGAGGCCGCAACCAAGGCCGCGCTTGATAATGCGCGCGAGTTGGGTGCCGAGGACAGCCTCATTGAATTCGAGGGCCTGACCCCCCAAATGGTCGAAGCACTGGCCAAGGATGGGGTGAAGACACTGGACGACTTTGCCACCTGTGCCGATTGGGAACTGGCCGGCGGCTGGACGACGGTCGACGGTCAGCGCGTCAAGGATGACGGCTTGCTGGAACCCTTCGACGTCTCGCTGGAGGAAGCGCAGACCATGGTGATGACCGCCCGCGTCATGCTGGGCTGGGTCGATCCGACCGAGCTGGAAGGGCCGGCCGAAGATGCCGAAGACGCTGGCGAAACCGCACAGGAGGCCGGGGCTTAA